One window of the Gavia stellata isolate bGavSte3 chromosome 9, bGavSte3.hap2, whole genome shotgun sequence genome contains the following:
- the ACTR1A gene encoding alpha-centractin, protein MESYDVIANQPVVIDNGSGVIKAGFAGDQIPKYCFPNYVGRPKHIRVMAGALEGDIFIGPKAEEHRGLLSIRYPMEHGIVKDWNDMERIWQYVYSKDQLQTFSEEHPVLLTEAPLNPRKNRERAAEVFFETFNVPALFISMQAVLSLYATGRTTGVVLDSGDGVTHAVPIYEGFAMPHSIMRIDIAGRDVSRFLRLYLRKEGYDFHTTSEFEIVKTIKERACYLSINPQKDETLETEKAQYYLPDGSTIEIGAARFRAPELLFRPDLIGEECEGLHEVLVFAIQKSDMDLRRTLFSNIVLSGGSTLFKGFGDRLLSEVKKLAPKDVKIRISAPQERLYSTWIGGSILASLDTFKKMWVSKKEYEEDGARAIHRKAF, encoded by the exons TGTGGGCAGACCAAAGCATATCCGCGTTATGGCTGGTGCTTTAGAAGGGGACATTTTCATTGGTCCAAAGGCAGAG GAGCACAGAGGTCTTCTCTCGATCCGATACCCGATGGAACACGGCATAGTGAAGGACTGGAACGACATGGAGCGCATCTGGCAGTATGTTTATTCAAAAGATCAGCTTCAGACATTCTCAGAGGAG CATCCTGTGCTACTGACGGAAGCACCCCTAAACCCACGCAAGAACAGAGAGCGTGCTGCTGAGGTGTTTTTTGAGACCTTCAATGTGCCAGCGCTATTCATCTCCATGCAAGCTGTGCTTAGCCT CTACGCTACTGGGAGGACTACAGGAGTGGTGCTGGACTCCGGGGATGGTGTTACCCATGCGGTTCCCATCTATGAAGGCTTTGCCATGCCTCACTCCATCATGCGGATTGACATTGCTGGCCGCGATGTCTCTCGCTTCCTGCGTCTCTATCTCCGGAAGGAAGGCTATGACTTCCACACAACCTCCGAGTTTGAGATTGTCAAGACCATCAAGGAG CGTGCCTGCTACCTGTCAATAAACCCCCAGAAGGATGAGACTCTGGAGACTGAGAAGGCTCAGTACTACCTGCCAGATGGAAGCACTATTGAG ATTGGCGCTGCCCGTTTCCGAGCCCCAGAGCTCCTGTTCCGGCCAGACCTGATAGGGGAGGAATGTGAAGGACTCCATGAGGTGCTCGTTTTTGCCATTCAAAAATCAGACATGGACCTGAGGCGAACACTGTTCTCCAACATTGTGCTGTCTGGAGGCTCCACACTTTTCAAAG GCTTTGGCGACAGGCTGTTGAGCGAAGTGAAGAAACTAGCTCCAAAGGACGTCAAAATAaga aTATCAGCTCCTCAGGAGAGATTGTATTCCACGTGGATTGG TGGCTCTATCCTGGCCTCACTGGACACCTTTAAGAAAATGTGGGTTTCGAAAAAGGAGTATGAAGAAGATGGAGCTCGTGCCATCCACCGAAAAGCTTTCTAG
- the MFSD13A gene encoding transmembrane protein 180, producing MGLRLLACLFHLPTAVIYGSLSLFVSILHNVFLLYYVDTFVSVYKIDKLSFWIGETVFLIWNSLNDPLFGWLSDRVFLSTQPGAEISSPEVVLKRLRALSHNGPLFAVSFLAFWVAWAHPGLQFLLCLCMYDSFLTMVDLHHNALLADLAVSAKDRTSLNFYCSLFSAVGSLSVFMSYAVWNKEDFFSFRVFCVVLALCSIIGFTLSTQLLRQRFEADGKAKWDRESTLKELYIEKLSVPQEKRITLAEYLQQLSRHRNFLWFVCMNLVQVFHCHFNSNFFPLFLEHLLSDQISVSTGSFLLGVSYIAPHLNNLYFLSLCRRCGVYAVVRGLFFLKLALSIVMLLAGPDQVYLLCIFIASNRVFTEGTCKLLNLVVTDLVDEDLVLNRRKQAASALLFGMVALVTKPGQTFAPLIGTWLLCAYTGYDIFQRNPLSNVVSAQPKLESAAALEPTLRQGCFYLLVFVPITCALLQLLSWSQFSLHGKRLQMVKAQRQSLTQGRAPEVKTI from the exons ATGGGGTTGCGACTGCTGGCTTGTCTTTTTCATTTGCCCACTGCGGTGATCTACGGGTCCCTGTCgctgtttgtttccattttgcaCAACGTATTCCTCCTGTACTATGTGGACACCTTTGTCTCTGTTTACAAGATTGATAAACTGTCCTTTTGGATAGGAGAG aCAGTGTTTCTGATCTGGAACAGCCTCAATGACCCTCTGTTTGGCTGGCTGAGCGACCGGGTGTTCCTTAGCACACA GCCAGGAGCAGAGATTTCCTCCCCAGAAGTAGTTCTGAAGAGGCTCAGAGCACTAAGCCACAATGGCCCCCTCTTTGCCGTCTCTTTCCTGGCTTTCTGGGTTGCCTGGGCTCATCCTGGTTTGCAGTTCCTTCTTTGCCTTTGCATGTATGACAGCTTTCTCACCATGGTTGACCTCCATCACAACGCCTTGCTCGCAGACCTGGCTGTTTCAGCAAAAGACAGGACTAGCCTCAACTTCTACTGCTCCCTCTTCAGTGCCGTAGGCTCCCTCTCTGTCTTCATGTCCTATGCAGTGTGGAACAAAGAGGACTTCTTTTCCTTTCGCGTATTTTGTGTCGTGCTGGCCCTTTGCTCCATCATTGGTTTTACCCTGTCCACACAGTTGCTCCGCCAGCGGTTTGAGGCTGATGGGAAAGCGAAATGGGACCGAGAATCAACCCTAAAAGA GCTGTACATTGAGAAACTCTCCGTCCCCCAGGAGAAGAGGATCACCCTGGCAGAGTATCTCCAGCAGCTCTCCCGGCATCGTAACTTCCTCTGGTTTGTCTGCATGAATCTCGTCCAG GTTTTTCACTGCCACTTTAACAGCAACTTCTTCCCTCTGTTCCTGGAGCACCTGCTGTCAGACCAGATCTCTGTTTCTACTGGATCCTTCCTGCTCG GTGTTTCCTACATTGCCCCTCATCTCAACAACCTCTATTTCTTGTCCCTCTGCCGCCGCTGTGGGGTTTATGCTGTGGTGCGAGGACTGTTCTTCCTGAAGCTGGCTCTCAGCATTGTCatgctcctggcaggacctgaTCAGGTGTATCTGCTCTGCATCTTCATTGCCAG CAACCGGGTGTTCACAGAAGGGACCTGTAAGTTGCTCAACCTGGTGGTCACTGACTTGGTGGATGAGGATCTAGTCCTGAACCGTAGGAAGCAGGCGGCCTCAGCGCTGCTCTTTGGGATGGTGGCTCTGGTCACCAAGCCGGGCCAGACCTTTGCCCCTCTGATCGGCACCTGGCTGCTCTGCGCATACACAG GCTACGACATCTTCCAGCGCAACCCCTTGAGCAACGTGGTCAGTGCCCAGCCGAAGCTGGAGTCTGCTGCAGCCTTGGAGCCAACTCTTCGGCAGGGCTGCTTTTACCTCCTCGTCTTCGTACCCATCACGTGCgcgctgctgcagctcctcagctggtCTCAGTTCAGCTTGCATGGGAAGCGTCTGCAGATGGTGAAGGCTCAGCGCCAAAGCCTGACGCAAGGCCGAGCACCAGAGGTCAAAACGATCTAG